GCTGCGGCAACATGCAATGCACCATTCCCATTGTTATCAACTCTGCGAAAGATACTCTCGTTTTTGGAAAATTTCTGGAGCAAGAACTTGTACAATTTTACTTTCTTATTCTCCAAAGCCAACAACACTATATTCTTCCCATCCTCGTTCGAGTCATAGATGGCCATTGGAAATCTTTTTAGGATTATCTCTACCATTTCTGTGATACCATTTCGTGCTGCAATTAATATGGGTGTTTCTCTCTTTCTGATTACGACTTCACTAGTACTACTCTTTTGATCATTTGGGCTTTCTTCCTTCGCTGCAAGCAATATAATATAAGCATTAAAATCTGTCTACGATTTTCACACGTGTAGAATTAGTTCTCACTCAAAAGAAGGTACCAAATAGTCTTTTCTATTTGGAAGTTTTGGATTTTATTAGAGAACTCTATTGCTGCAAATTCATGAGTTTTAGATTATTATCAAGAATAGCCCCTGGATTTTTTCCATTAGTGAAATGGTATGAGGAATTTGAACTTCACAATGAAACTTAATTTATGGTAAGAATAAATAATTTTCTTTGGAAGAGGATTATTAACTATTTATAAAACACACTTATAAAAGTTGAGAAAGTTATATTTACTATAGAATTAGATATATACTTACCCTGATCAAATGCCAAATTTAGTTCTTCATAATACTTCTTATTTTGTACGTCAAAATATGGCATCTCACCAGCATCTTcgaagtcatacaaaatattatGTTTTAAAAGTTCGTTCAATAATTGAACAGACCATTGATGCTTCTCTTTTAGTTTCCGTATACCAATTATCCATCCATGTCCTTCCAAACAAAAATGAAATATATCAACGCATAAAATGCTTAAAAATAAGCTAATTAAACAATCGAAACATAGTTTTCATAGTTGATGAATATATTCTAAATAAAGAGTACAATATATATAGttctaaataaatataaaagaatatataattaaaattcattatatATGAAGTAGTAGTGAgcataaaatctgaaaaataaaaaaaactgagTACACCGACCTTCTGAATACCGAAAAAATCAAAAACAATTAATCCGAACATTGAAAAAACTATTAACGGCATAAACCGCTACTATTCGGTCGGTTTGAAAAATCAATGTGGATCAACCAGTTTGAACCGAAACcgaccaaaattataaatatatgtaggttatgttatgcttatggacttttaattatgttttcaactttcaaatttgtaaatgtaactatgttttatgtatttatgttttaaaaaaacataaaaatagattccaaaaatccaaaaaaaatttgtttttttttaattaaaactttctaaaaaattatgggaattttttttaaaaaaaaatgaacttCGGTTAAACCGACTAAACCACGGTCCAAAATGGTCGGATTTTTTCTTTGATTGGTTTGGCCAGTCAAATTTTGGATCAAATCAATCtggaccgaaaaccgaattctgtatttaataatatgaaaaaatagCCCAAACCGACCAATGCTTAGCCCTAATATGAAATATACGCGTGGACATCCACAAAGCTTGTGATAAGTAGTTACACATTTAAGATTGTCTAGCTAAGATAAGTCCCTGTGCTAAAACATTAATGATTTTATGATTACTTAACCATTTTGTTTTAGACAAGGTTAATAGTATTTTCTTTAAAGATTAAAATATTTCTCTTCAAAATATTACTATTAACACATGATTGAACTCAtcaccttatatatatatattgaagacGCATATACTATTTTatcataactttatttttttattttcaatgttTAGAGGTGAGAGTGATTTTTTTTATGCAGAGGAATAGAACCCTCTGTCCTCTTTATATACACTAGTATACCCAACCACCTGAGCTAATCCCAAGTAACATGAGAATGGTTTCTTAATTTGTTTTACACTCTCTCTTCAcccaaaaaaatcaaactcactCCTCCTCAATTAATGATCTCATCCATCTATCTATGCCTATAATTGGAATGCATGAAAAACGAtgatgattttattttattattgttaatTGAGTAGAGATAATTAAAGATAAATAACCCTAATTATAAAAGTATAAATACAATGGACTTACCTAGGAAACCCATGAAATAGAGGACTCTGATTTTCTCATGCGTTACATACatgtacatacatatatataatatatatatatatatacgaagtgattactttttttttacaatacttgtgtattttttttctattttctacaTGTAGAtagatataataataaaaaaaaattatatgacggtgtatattGCAGCTATCTAAAACATCGTACaaattttttaagaaattttgaaaaaattatggTACCAAAAACAGGGTTCAAATATCTTGTTGCAAGCATGCTTATTATTTTGTATACGCGTGTAAAAATCAACAGTTTAAACATTGTTTTTGGCAtggtaaattatttggaatttcttgGAATTTTGGAAGGTGTCTTAAATGATTATAATGTATagtgtcatataaaaaaaattggaaaaaaattatCGAGGTGTAGAAAACATCAATACAACCAATTTATGTTTTCAGAAACTGGTTGCACCGATGTTTTTAGAAAAGTAGATGCATTATAGTCgctcttttatttatatatatatatatatttatatatatacgtgATAATGTTAGGGTCGAAACCTGGCTCTAGTTTTGATAATgtaagatatataaatatatatatttatatataaacatgtatgtatatatttatattccatattcgtataaaaatatattttacttgaTAGGACATACCTAGTCCCGTGAATGCTAGTAGGCTCCTATGTATAAGCATGAGAAAATTATAGATGATGACATAATTTGGTGGAACCATTTCGGGTACTGATTTGTTTCCTGCACATGATTGATGAATGATGATTTGATCATAAATAACAATATTCTAAAATAAGAATTATAATATATGATGATCCATATATAATAGTGAACGACACGAATCAGTATAACAATACTAATAAAGTACTAATCATATAATTTATGTCATAAAATAATGATtttgtaacaaatatataaaaGTAAACAAAACATCCTCATTTGATTTTACTCATATATACTTTTTAgagaattttattttttcaaaacacagaaggaaaataaaatataaaagaatGATCTCCTCCTCACCTTGGTTTCCTCTATAAGTTTGATTCTCTATATCAGTTCCTGCCGTACTATTTCTGGGACTATCTGTAATAAATATAGTAATTAACTTAGCTAATTATTTTTTGtatatcaattaattaataatttgataaaCTTTTATGTACCTACATATATACGAATTTATTGTGATGTTAATATTTATATCCTTGTTAATTAACTTAAAATTTAACAGTCAGTATTATCGATATATTTATAAAAGTATAGAAAAATTTTGCCCACCTTTGTCTCCTCCATTAGGGTTGTTTGTAGTAGTTTCTTCTTCAAAGCTAAATCTAGAAGTAGTCACTGCAAATGGAACATAACTATTAATTAGCAGAATACCAATTGAATGTGTAAATATATAATCAAGTAGCTACCAAAAAAAAGTAGTACATAAATAgtctatttaaaaaaataaaaagagagagagaataatGATAACGGAGGCCATATATAGAGTACTTTGAACTTTTCTCCGTCTTCTTTTTAGAACCGTCAAATAATGCATTTGGATAAATTAAAGCCTAGCTAAACGACAAAATGAattgaaatataataatatatatatatataaaaaggtagacctctctctctatatattacaaaagattatatatagaGAAGTTTTCCGGGCATATTGATACATTTCCTATAGCCAGATGAAAGTATTTTCGGCgcaaatatttttttatgttcagatatattttagttatttagagtattttataaatttttgagaaattttaaatataaaatataaaaaacaaagttCAAGTAATTTATTTTACACGTGACTGTCTTTTTATGCGTATGAAAATTAAtatgtttaaattttattttcggtactataaattattaataattttttaaaaatttgcaaaTGCATGCTCTAAGTAATTATAATATATACGATCGGAAAAAAAATTCACTAAAAATACTTTTCTAGCCATAAACATCAATGGGTTTCACCATAGTGCCTTTTGGGGGTGCACCAATATATATGCTGCACTTTTATAGGCTTAATTTATATATGCTAAGAACGATCCCTTCGACAGTCTTTATAAAGAGGCTACAATTACTTTTATAGACTTCAATTGTATGCTAGGAATCACTTTATAATAAAGACATGACCAATTAAGTGAATAATATTCATTTATCTTTTCCTAGACACAGATTAGAGTAGACGAgacataatttgaaaaaaaaaaattgcaaaatgtTGAttgagttatatatatatatatatctatagtAGTGAAATATTTCTTTTTGAAGAATGTAGGGAAAATGTGGTTAAATGACTTTGTATTTTATGTAGTATGGGGTTCTGAAAAAACGTTGTAAATAGATTGCTTTATTAAAACATTTAACATTCTGCTCATTtttagaaattaataaaaaataataataaatttacaaTACACATTATACCTTATCTTTTCGGATacatttcttttttaaaaaaaaaaaagtataattgtAGTTATAATGTCTGAAAAACTCAGAATTTTTGCCGTTTGAAAAAGCTGAGATTGAGTAGTCatctttataattaattaatttaattaaaggcttgtaaaatgataataataagatatttacatagctaattaagtaattaattatgGCATAGTTTAGACATACCAATTACAACGAACTTCCATAGATAAGCAAAGATTCTGACCAAAGTGAAGTAGTTTGGTGGATACTTCTTCTGTTCTTGTTCACCATCGTCAGAGCTTCTTAATGAAGTTTCACTAGGTTCTACATTTGTCGTCAGCTTTTCCACATATATAACTTAGAAACCAAAAACTCAGAAAAATTAGTTTTTGATCATGATGATAATGATAATGGTGATCTGGCTTatgattatattttattataatcatcaataattttataataataatacatacaTTTATAAATGATTGCTCTCCATAAATCCAACTTGTTGATAGAACTTCTAAATGCACAAGGCTTATCAGCTAAAATATGGAGAGGGGCTTGTCCTGCGCCATTGACAGACTTTGCTAAATCTTCATTCAATGATATTATCTGAAAAGCCAAATCTATccaataaaaacaaataaagcCATGTTAAAAAaattcactatatatatatataaattatgttATTAATAATAACACAATTGTAAttactatgttcttaattaaattaccACCTATACATAAAAAAGAATTAAAGTTATAGACAGATCAGGCTTGTGCTTAGAACCCCTTATGAAAAAGGATCCAAAGTATATAAGAACACCATTTTCTTTTATACAAATGGCCCCCAAATCTTataaaaaatactattttgtgtataaatattataaaaatatctaattctTTACAAATGCctcaaagtttataaaaaatgatataGGACCGACCCTGTTTAtagtaattaaaataaaattttgactATTTATCCAAAATGTAATCATCATGAATAGTCAGAATATATCAACTTGATTTATTGTCAAAATTGTACCATTGATACCCTAGCTAGCTACTTACCGAAGAACTCGCCATCTATGGCACAATGCAGAACAGTATCACCATTATGCCTTCTACAACATCTAACTGCCCATTTTGAACTTCCCGCTTTATTAGTCAAGACTGAGTTAAGGTAAAGGAAAGCATCCTTCTTGCCATGGAGAGCAGCCAAGAAGAGTGGAGTTTCGCCCATGTTATTCTCAATCTCAATCAACGATGCCGCCAGCTTAACATCAGAAGAGGCTGCTGTGATAATGGCCCTGCACATACGGACGTTTCCTATAAGAGCAGCCAGATGAAGAGCCGTATCTCCCTTCTGGTTTTTGATTTCAAGAGGTTTGGAGTACATTACAAGTTTCTCTCCTGTTTCGACCATCGTATATTCATCTTCAACCGGTGTTAACAAAATCTCACTCTTCTCAACGATATGGTTTGGGTTGGTTGGTTCAGTCTTCTCTTGCACAACCTTGATCCGATTCACTAGCTTTTCAACAATGTCTTCATTGCCATCGGCCACGGCCACATGCAAGGCTGTGTAGCCGGACCTGCTGATCTTGGTCATGTGAGTCATAGGCTCCCTCTCGTATAAGCTTACCACTTCTCCCCAGCTACGTTGCATGGCACCTCTTATTTCACCAACCATCTCCTGCTTCAACTTAGCTATCTTCTGTGCAATGTCGTCTTCTGCCATTTTTGTCTTATGGAGTAGTAATTTCATATTGATATTGTTGTCTACAATTTTTAAATGTTTTCATGTAGCTGAGAGAATTTGTGCCCGCGATTGCGTAAGTTCAAAGTATGTCAACATAAAAGTATGAGAATTGCTAAAGGCACCACTCGTGTCCAACAACACAAGAAAGAGGCAGTATATCGTTATTGGTGCAATCTAATATCAGAtctcacttatttgaatttaattataATAAGTATTATGAAATATCATTAATAAATCATAGGGTGACACTTATGTATTGCGTAAGTTCAAAGTATATTAACATAAAAGTATGAGAACGAGGTTCTCAATACGACAAGGAGGTGATATATTGGTGCAATTTAATATCGGATCCACTTATTTGAATTTCATAAGTATTATGGGGTATTCCTAATTAATCATAGGGTGTCACTTCATGTGGTGTTGGATACCTCATTGtgtcaaatagcaacactctAAAAGTATAGCAAGataagttaattaattaaattaactaattaattttatcgTAGGCATAGCTTAGAGTTAGAGGTGCTACACTCACTACAAATAAAGGTACCCTTAAGTGATAACTTTTCagtcacaacatatattttgtgtgactaaatgtcacttttagtcaccaaaaaaaaaattatgtgtgGCTAAAATGTTATgcttaataaaaaattatcactaatgtagttttattcacaacttattatttttagtgataaaatTTGTTatgactaaaaatatatttttgtgacaataaattatgatttttgtgactaatatttttaGCCACAGACTTTTTAGTGATGACACaagtaaataatttttctttagtcACAAATTTTATTGTCACTAAAACTAATATTTTTTGTAGTGACTTCTTTTGGTAAAGAGGATGTGTAAGTTTGAATTCTCTCCTGcccaaagtaaaatatatatatatatataattttataaattagaaGATTTCTTTTTCTAACAATTGAATCAAATTAGTTTACGTGTATTTAATTCCCATTGTCATAAAAAGTAGATACCAGATctcaaactaaataaataaacgaTTGAAATTATATAAGACTAAAATAAAATGCCCAGCCTTCTTTCGAATCACCTATTTTTCATGAATTGattttatctataattttaaaattatttttttaatttatatttattctaAAAGGCATTTTGGTAAACTAGCTTGTTATGCTAAATTGGTGTTTAATTGTCCTAATTATATTGTGCTTGAGAGTACAGATTTGCAAATGTTATCCGGTTATAAATTAAATctgttaataataataaaaaatagttattttacAATATTCCTTTGGAATTTACTTTTTCTTTATCATTTTTATTCTTACGTGAacaactattaataaattatacTTTTCTTCATCAAACTTCAGAGGGATACTATTAATTAGATGTGATTAAGATTAAAAATATTTAACAGCGTTCGAATtgttaatgatatatatatatataccatttgTTATCGATAAACAATTGCATTCGAAGATAATTAATAAAGCTTACTTTCTTCAACTATAAAAAACGATTCAATTACATTATATAATGAGTACTCTGTCTTAATAAAATTTTCCTATTATCTAAATATTGCTATTATTTTTTGGACTCTCTCTATATAAAACCAAAGCCTTATTTATTACATTAATTAGAACCTCTCTCACCCTAATTGAAATACAAAAGAGCATAAACTAGTTTGCTTGACTAATTAAAATACTTTTCTAGCCTGCTGGCGCCACAATGCAACTTTTTACCAACTGCGATACTTTAATTGCTTCAGACGTTAGGCATCTGTTGGAGTtgagataaaaataaaaatgaaaaaaaatcaatttatatttataggctcaaaatTAAGTTGTTGCAGTCGTCACAATTGAGTGGTCACTAAAGATGACGTTTGCAAAAGTGAACCTCAAACACATAAGAATAAGAATAATGCatacaaattataaaaatatatatttataggacaattctcttataggggcttcactttaagctccgGTGTGGCTCTAAGTGTTCCtgacccatgaacagttttcggtgcgatttttgtttatgaccgtgtatattgtagctatttagagcatcctgcaaatttttagaaaattctgaatagtctACAATATCGAAAACTAAGTCCAAATATTTTGTTGtgcgcgtgactaattttttttatgcacgtggaaaacaacatgtttgaacctagttttcagtactgtaaattattcggaatttcttgaaaatttgcaggatactctaaataactacaatatatacagtcataaaaaaaaattgtgccgaAAACTATTCATGAGTTGAGAACACCGAATAGCCCTACCAGTAAggcttaaaatgaagcccctatATTAGAATTGTCCTATATTTATATTGTTTCTGCAATAAGAATTAAGCTCTAATAAGAGCAATTATTAATTAATCACTAAAATAAATTTTACTTTTGGTGGAAATTTTGTAAGTTAtggtattttttcaaatgttttcaagtttaatatttttattttatgatttttttttatccaaaATCTTATGTTTCTGGGTtttgttttcccatatttttgtataaatttgtGTTTAAGTCATAGTTTTGTTCTTCCGGTTATTGTTCCAGAAGTCCCTGAGTTTCACTTACGAAGGTTTCTCCGTTATTCCAGATCTAAAGGCTCCACCAGGATTTCGACTTCTACGCCCTTTTCGACTTTCATACAGCAAAAacttctgtaagtcctctgcctgtgtttttctttttcttttttttgtttagGTTGCATACTGtaggttgtttgttgttttttttttttaccctaggggtatcgaccataGGAAAGAATGCTTAGGAATATAATAGATAGGATAAGATAATTCTGGGGGGATTTTTTTGGGTAATCTCTTGAAATGCCTATTTGGAGAGGAGAAGGCAACAAGTTTCTgtgg
The Humulus lupulus chromosome 6, drHumLupu1.1, whole genome shotgun sequence DNA segment above includes these coding regions:
- the LOC133781629 gene encoding uncharacterized protein LOC133781629 isoform X2 — protein: MAEDDIAQKIAKLKQEMVGEIRGAMQRSWGEVVSLYEREPMTHMTKISRSGYTALHVAVADGNEDIVEKLVNRIKVVQEKTEPTNPNHIVEKSEILLTPVEDEYTMVETGEKLVMYSKPLEIKNQKGDTALHLAALIGNVRMCRAIITAASSDVKLAASLIEIENNMGETPLFLAALHGKKDAFLYLNSVLTNKAGSSKWAVRCCRRHNGDTVLHCAIDGEFFDLAFQIISLNEDLAKSVNGAGQAPLHILADKPCAFRSSINKLDLWRAIIYKFIYVEKLTTNVEPSETSLRSSDDGEQEQKKYPPNYFTLVRIFAYLWKFVVIVTTSRFSFEEETTTNNPNGGDKGNKSVPEMVPPNYVIIYNFLMLIHRSLLAFTGLGHGWIIGIRKLKEKHQWSVQLLNELLKHNILYDFEDAGEMPYFDVQNKKYYEELNLAFDQAKEESPNDQKSSTSEVVIRKRETPILIAARNGITEMVEIILKRFPMAIYDSNEDGKNIVLLALENKKVKLYKFLLQKFSKNESIFRRVDNNGNGALHVAAANNDHGNLHRWPIPGDALQMQWEIKWNMFVKNSMPEDFFVGYNNKGETPEAIFTRDHKSLVQTGSEWMRKTAESCSLVAALIATVAFATSTSLPGGTSDQNGKPMFAKQPAFHVFAVASLIALCFSVTSLVMFLAILTSRFSEKEFDKVLPRKLLLGLTSLFLAIVSMLVSFCAGHFFVLQDALKVAAFPVYTLTFIPISFFAAAQFPLYIDLVRATFWSPFGGQENYFH
- the LOC133781629 gene encoding uncharacterized protein LOC133781629 isoform X1; the encoded protein is MAEDDIAQKIAKLKQEMVGEIRGAMQRSWGEVVSLYEREPMTHMTKISRSGYTALHVAVADGNEDIVEKLVNRIKVVQEKTEPTNPNHIVEKSEILLTPVEDEYTMVETGEKLVMYSKPLEIKNQKGDTALHLAALIGNVRMCRAIITAASSDVKLAASLIEIENNMGETPLFLAALHGKKDAFLYLNSVLTNKAGSSKWAVRCCRRHNGDTVLHCAIDGEFFDLAFQIISLNEDLAKSVNGAGQAPLHILADKPCAFRSSINKLDLWRAIIYKFIYVEKLTTNVEPSETSLRSSDDGEQEQKKYPPNYFTLVRIFAYLWKFVVIVTTSRFSFEEETTTNNPNGGDKDSPRNSTAGTDIENQTYRGNQGNKSVPEMVPPNYVIIYNFLMLIHRSLLAFTGLGHGWIIGIRKLKEKHQWSVQLLNELLKHNILYDFEDAGEMPYFDVQNKKYYEELNLAFDQAKEESPNDQKSSTSEVVIRKRETPILIAARNGITEMVEIILKRFPMAIYDSNEDGKNIVLLALENKKVKLYKFLLQKFSKNESIFRRVDNNGNGALHVAAANNDHGNLHRWPIPGDALQMQWEIKWNMFVKNSMPEDFFVGYNNKGETPEAIFTRDHKSLVQTGSEWMRKTAESCSLVAALIATVAFATSTSLPGGTSDQNGKPMFAKQPAFHVFAVASLIALCFSVTSLVMFLAILTSRFSEKEFDKVLPRKLLLGLTSLFLAIVSMLVSFCAGHFFVLQDALKVAAFPVYTLTFIPISFFAAAQFPLYIDLVRATFWSPFGGQENYFH